Proteins found in one Nitratireductor kimnyeongensis genomic segment:
- a CDS encoding DUF1403 family protein has translation MDPSSSAPPSNLFLPQWTMPRTANPHLSDAAFAAGIALKTLDDLVRSEPAWSGCWRARQALKCAAAASRLMGRGESEVGLRDAVLLTSVGDDPGPAGKIFLAHRRLASRRFAVSSSSIAEVAGLLGLGNDAGIEVVADHAESVLQSGRAAPFAAAELVQRIMRERADAEPLAWALADGLIAAMLGWPRPVPLLMAERYGRAFRAGGDRGRIDPSDAEFSGAVCLALVRGTEGALRSAGDISRRADTLVSVLPKLRTKGAGTVVQHLLDEDALPASAPGCNLSRWASKRLFERLEHFGAVRELSGRSSFRIFGL, from the coding sequence ATGGATCCGTCTTCGTCTGCACCGCCCTCGAACCTTTTCCTGCCCCAGTGGACAATGCCACGCACGGCCAATCCACATTTGAGTGATGCTGCGTTTGCGGCAGGCATCGCGCTCAAGACGCTGGATGATCTGGTGCGCAGCGAACCGGCGTGGTCGGGCTGCTGGCGCGCGCGTCAGGCCTTGAAATGTGCGGCGGCGGCATCGAGGCTTATGGGGCGCGGTGAGAGTGAAGTGGGGCTGCGCGATGCCGTGCTTCTGACGTCGGTCGGAGATGACCCGGGGCCTGCCGGCAAGATTTTCCTTGCCCATCGGCGATTGGCATCGCGTCGTTTTGCGGTGTCGTCGTCTTCAATTGCGGAAGTTGCGGGCCTGCTCGGACTGGGCAATGACGCAGGGATCGAGGTTGTGGCCGATCACGCGGAATCGGTACTTCAGTCGGGGCGGGCAGCACCCTTTGCGGCAGCGGAGCTCGTACAGCGGATAATGAGGGAGCGCGCGGACGCCGAGCCGCTGGCTTGGGCGCTCGCTGACGGGCTGATCGCAGCAATGCTGGGCTGGCCTCGTCCTGTTCCGTTGCTTATGGCAGAACGCTACGGACGAGCTTTCCGAGCGGGTGGAGACAGGGGGAGGATCGACCCGTCTGATGCCGAATTCTCAGGCGCGGTGTGCCTGGCGCTCGTTCGCGGTACAGAAGGCGCGCTCCGATCAGCGGGTGACATCTCGCGCCGCGCCGATACACTTGTTTCGGTTCTTCCGAAACTGCGCACCAAGGGAGCGGGGACGGTCGTGCAGCATCTGCTCGATGAAGATGCCCTGCCAGCCTCGGCGCCCGGATGCAATCTTTCCCGCTGGGCGTCGAAGCGGCTCTTCGAGCGGCTTGAGCATTTTGGGGCGGTGCGCGAACTCTCTGGCCGTTCATCATTCCGGATTTTCGGCCTGTAA